In Papaver somniferum cultivar HN1 chromosome 1, ASM357369v1, whole genome shotgun sequence, a genomic segment contains:
- the LOC113275323 gene encoding mRNA-capping enzyme-like, which produces MDHHNYNNQINNSNYYPTPTPYPPPPRPTPSAPPEESVFPTLAHGGALASSPLVSGHHGHHGGHYPPTGCLIQNYAGAYPPPTAPVESEVEGIYSTLTHGGATGAFVSGHIHSHYGHYYPPTGCPTGNSGAPPAAYPPPNAPGASDDKGKCLTRDQHGGGSHEHCPPPPPRDYPRTKYPLHGDHGDRSSTDVCNRVLLTNDDVLGDAIPEQQQNFLRRWCNVLLKRCAGTNFPGSHPVSLDWENFQFLWQTDYRVTWKADGTRYLMLINSDGCYLIDRKFNFRGVQMRFPLTQENGRGTTHDLTLLDGEMVIDTDPETNEQKRKYLAFDLMAINGKSVTECPFGERWKMLDEQVIGPRKLESQSGTNTYRRRYDLEPFSVEIKNFWLLSDLNDLVKDFIPSLLHSEDGLIFQGWNDKYIPSTNQRLLKWKPREKNSVDFLLLVGIRITPSLYLYDSGRKRCMYRYGVKFRNGEDPSQFSGKVIECSCPEKNVWSFMRVRDDKEGTPNSYQTYEKVMKSINDNITEEVLLDGIQKIVQSTAFGSMGACIRK; this is translated from the coding sequence ATGGATCATCACAACTACAACAACCAAATCAACAATTCTAATTATTATCCCACTCCAACTCCATATCCTCCTCCTCCTCGTCCTACTCCTAGTGCTCCTCCTGAGGAGTCTGTATTTCCAACCCTTGCTCATGGTGGTGCTTTGGCTTCATCACCATTAGTCAGTGGTCATCACGGCCACCACGGAGGACATTATCCTCCCACTGGTTGTCTCATTCAAAATTATGCTGGTGCTTATCCTCCTCCTACAGCTCCTGTCGAGTCTGAGGTCGAAGGAATATATTCAACCCTTACTCACGGTGGTGCTACGGGAGCATTTGTTAGTGGTCATATTCACAGTCACTATGGACATTATTATCCTCCCACTGGTTGTCCGACAGGAAATTCTGGTGCTCCTCCAGCTGCATATCCTCCTCCTAATGCTCCTGGAGCGTCTGATGACAAAGGAAAATGTTTAACCCGCGACCAACATGGTGGTGGTAGTCATGAACATtgtccaccaccacctcccaggGACTATCCAAGGACCAAGTATCCTCTTCATGGTGATCACGGGGATAGGAGTAGCACTGATGTCTGTAATAGAGTGTTACTAACAAATGACGATGTTTTGGGTGATGCCATACCtgaacaacaacaaaatttcCTTAGACGTTGGTGTAATGTGCTTCTAAAACGATGCGCAGGGACGAACTTTCCAGGATCACATCCAGTCTCTCTCGACTGGGAGAACTTTCAGTTTTTATGGCAGACTGATTACCGCGTGACATGGAAAGCTGATGGTACACGATACTTGATGCTGATAAACTCCGATGGATGTTACTTGATAGACAGGAAGTTCAATTTCCGCGGAGTTCAAATGCGGTTTCCCTTGACACAAGAGAATGGGCGGGGTACTACTCATGACTTGACATTACTTGATGGTGAGATGGTGATAGACACGGACCCGGAGACAAATGAACAAAAGAGAAAATACTTAGCGTTTGATCTTATGGCCATTAATGGTAAATCTGTCACCGAGTGTCCTTTTGGTGAAAGGTGGAAGATGTTAGACGAACAAGTTATCGGACCTCGAAAACTTGAGAGCCAAAGTGGTACAAATACTTATCGTCGCAGATATGACTTGGAGCCGTTTAGCGTTGAAATAAAGAACTTCTGGTTGCTGTCCGACCTTAACGACCTTGTAAAGGATTTCATTCCAAGTCTATTACATAGTGAAGATGGTCTTATATTCCAAGGATGGAATGACAAGTATATTCCTTCTACTAATCAAAGGCTGTTAAAGTGGAAACCTCGTGAAAAGAACTCGGTGGATTTCCTCCTGCTAGTTGGTATTAGAATAACTCCATCACTTTATCTGTACGACAGTGGAAGGAAGAGGTGTATGTACAGGTATGGTGTTAAGTTCAGGAACGGAGAAGATCCATCACAATTCTCAGGGAAAGTTATCGAGTGCTCTTGTCCTGAGAAAAATGTTTGGAGTTTTATGCGTGTCAGGGATGACAAGGAGGGAACCCCAAATTCATACCAGACATACGAAAAGGTGATGAAGAGCATAAACGATAACATAACCGAAGAGGTTCTGTTAGATGGGATTCAAAAAATTGTCCAGTCTACTGCATTCGGATCCATGGGAGCATGTATTCGTAAATGA
- the LOC113322739 gene encoding glycine-rich protein A3-like, with protein MDPNHNNNSYPPYPYPPPPAGAAGGYPPTGYPPQGGGAPPTAYPPAPTHGGEADDKGLFSTLAAGAMASGMAGGHHGHHGGGHYPPPPGAYPGYPPYAGGHGYPPAGYPPQGGHGYPPAGYPPAGGYPGPYGHAPSHGGHGPMGGGGMGGMLAGGAAAAAAMYGAHKLSHGHGGYGYGHGGYGHHGKFKHGKFKHGKHGMFGKRGKGGFFGGKMKRWK; from the exons ATGGATCCCAACCATAACAACAATTCTTATCCACCATATCCCTATCCTCCACCTCCTGCTGGTGCTGCCGGTGGTTATCCTCCCACCGGGTATCCTCCCCAGGGAGGAGGTGCTCCTCCAACTGCTTATCCTCCTGCCCCAACTCACGGAGGGGAAGCTGATGACAAAGGACTATTTTCAACCCTTGCTGCCGGTGCTATGGCTTCAGGAATGGCTGGTGGTCATCACGGACACCATGGAGGAGGACATTATCCACCACCTCCAGGGGCGTATCCAGGCTATCCTCCTTATGCTGGTGGTCATGGATATCCACCAGCTGGGTATCCTCCTCAAGGTGGTCATGGCTATCCACCAGCAGGTTACCCACCAGCAGGAGGTTATCCTGGTCCATATGGACATGCTCCATCTCACGGAG GGCATGGACCTATGGGTGGCGGTGGCATGGGTGGGATGCTTGCTGGTGGTGCAGCAGCTGCTGCAGCTATGTATGGAGCTCACAAGCTATCACATGGACATGGTGGTTATGGTTATGGGCACGGCGGTTACGGACACCATGGGAAATTCAAGCATGGGAAGTTCAAGCATGGAAAGCATGGGATGTTTGGCAAGCGTGGAAAGGGTGGGTTTTttggtggaaagatgaagaggtGGAAGTAA